The following proteins are co-located in the Paludibaculum fermentans genome:
- a CDS encoding TonB-dependent receptor codes for MNTLKVSLKTALTVALAAILLSATLLAQFDTATVLGTIRDTSRLPVHGSIVTVTNTQTGVSQTAETNESGDYQFFNLKAGTYTVSAEAKGFKRVTAAQFTVNVSARQRVDLDLPVGTVTETVDVTAAAAQLETDTSSRGTVVGNQQIVNLPLNGRAYADLALLVPGVRKSDLANGSTPRDASFNVNGMRSSQNNFVVDGVDNNAYGTSNQGFSNQVVQPSPDAVQEFRVETSNYSAEFGRAGGAIVNVSIKSGSNDYHGAIYEFLRNTSLNATGFIKPVQNTKPVLIQNQYGGAFGGAIKKDKAFFFADFEGYRRVEKTIMFATIPTVDQKNGIFSAPVQNPFTGAIYSPGQLPAAQISKFASTVLGALPAPNLPGLSNNYQSLPTQPTNVDKGDGRYDQYFGSKLTGFVRYSHRLSQQQVPAAIPGLSGGNSNGDVRVLNYQTAGGLTFTMSPTSVIEFRIGIGKTEGGKTPWFAGQPSVATQLGLPNYPTDKRFTGGLYPQNITGYAQLGVQGSNPQFQNPFLINPKVNYSRIMGRHTLKAGYEYQSIGTEIDDFNPKSGTDSYGGRFSKVAGTANNNEQYLADFLFGARSNYQLNSATIVKLQQRMHFFYVQDDWKVSPKLVINAGLRYEYGTPQWADKNVLSNFDPLSNKLIQAQDGGIYDRSLVHPDRNNFAPRLGVAYTLRQKTVIRSAYGVSFIHFNRMGGENLLSYNLPNILNPSIDQAPSTAASAPLALCTITSQAPGTCFRTTEMGYPDNFLQLSNVKQINVRANYIPADYRTSYIQNWHFTIQQELAKDFVLDLGYVGTRGVGLMILGDYNQARVNNDNTSLQARRPNQAFGLIQIAFGGGFLNYHAFQAKLEKRFSGGFYLLNSFTWSKAIDNASGHLEANNGDNSRVNFRDLRNERGVSGYDQPFNNTTTVVYDLPFGAKQKFGSSWNKTTDYVLGGWRLTGIHTMASGNPVNLSYSPASDFQVSGSPTYRPNVTGDPMMPEAQRDRLHWLNPATVSAPTDRTQPFGNAGRNIARAPSLFQLDLGLHKDFPVTERFKVSFRTEAFNLFNKTNFGPPNANISNTNFGTITSTYPARQLQFGLKVLF; via the coding sequence ATGAACACACTCAAGGTCTCTCTCAAAACAGCGCTGACCGTCGCGCTCGCGGCGATCCTCCTGTCAGCTACCCTTCTGGCTCAGTTCGACACCGCAACCGTGCTTGGCACCATCCGCGACACGTCGCGGCTCCCGGTGCATGGCAGCATCGTCACGGTGACGAATACGCAAACCGGCGTCTCCCAAACGGCGGAGACGAACGAATCGGGTGACTATCAGTTCTTTAACCTCAAGGCCGGCACCTACACGGTGTCCGCCGAAGCCAAGGGCTTCAAACGCGTCACCGCCGCCCAATTCACGGTGAACGTCAGCGCACGCCAGCGCGTGGATCTGGATCTGCCCGTGGGCACGGTCACCGAGACCGTGGACGTCACGGCCGCCGCCGCGCAGCTCGAGACCGACACCAGTTCCCGCGGGACGGTGGTCGGCAACCAGCAGATCGTCAACCTGCCGCTGAACGGCCGCGCCTACGCCGACCTGGCGTTGCTGGTGCCCGGCGTCCGCAAGTCCGATCTGGCCAACGGCAGCACGCCGCGCGACGCCTCGTTCAACGTGAACGGCATGCGCAGCTCGCAGAACAACTTCGTCGTCGACGGTGTGGACAACAACGCCTACGGCACTTCCAACCAGGGCTTCTCCAATCAGGTGGTGCAGCCGTCGCCCGACGCCGTGCAGGAGTTCCGTGTCGAAACCAGCAACTACAGCGCTGAGTTCGGCCGCGCCGGCGGCGCGATTGTGAACGTCAGCATCAAGAGCGGCTCCAACGACTATCACGGCGCCATCTACGAGTTCCTGCGCAACACCTCGCTGAACGCGACGGGCTTCATCAAGCCGGTGCAGAACACCAAGCCGGTGCTGATCCAGAACCAGTACGGCGGTGCGTTCGGCGGCGCCATCAAGAAGGACAAGGCGTTCTTCTTTGCCGATTTCGAAGGCTACCGCCGCGTCGAGAAGACGATCATGTTCGCCACCATCCCCACGGTGGACCAGAAGAACGGCATCTTCTCCGCGCCCGTGCAGAATCCCTTCACTGGCGCCATCTACAGCCCCGGCCAACTGCCGGCTGCGCAGATCAGCAAGTTCGCCAGCACGGTGCTGGGGGCGCTGCCCGCTCCGAACCTGCCGGGCCTGTCGAACAACTATCAGTCGCTGCCCACCCAGCCGACGAATGTCGACAAGGGTGACGGCCGCTACGATCAGTACTTCGGTTCGAAGCTGACCGGCTTTGTCCGCTACAGCCACCGTCTCTCGCAGCAGCAGGTTCCGGCGGCGATTCCCGGCCTGTCGGGCGGCAACAGCAACGGCGATGTGCGCGTGTTGAACTACCAGACGGCGGGCGGCCTCACCTTCACGATGAGCCCCACCTCCGTCATCGAGTTCCGCATCGGCATCGGCAAGACCGAGGGCGGCAAGACCCCCTGGTTCGCGGGCCAGCCCAGCGTGGCGACGCAGCTCGGGCTGCCCAACTACCCCACCGACAAGCGCTTCACCGGCGGCCTGTATCCGCAGAACATCACCGGCTATGCGCAGCTCGGCGTGCAGGGCAGCAACCCTCAGTTCCAGAATCCCTTCCTGATCAACCCCAAGGTGAACTACTCGCGCATCATGGGCCGCCACACGCTGAAGGCCGGCTATGAGTACCAGAGCATCGGCACCGAGATCGACGACTTCAACCCGAAGTCGGGCACCGATAGCTACGGCGGCCGCTTCAGCAAGGTGGCTGGCACCGCCAACAACAACGAGCAGTATCTGGCCGACTTCCTATTCGGCGCCCGCAGCAACTATCAGCTCAACAGCGCCACCATCGTCAAGCTGCAGCAGCGCATGCACTTCTTCTATGTGCAGGACGACTGGAAGGTGAGCCCCAAGCTGGTGATCAACGCCGGCCTCCGCTATGAGTACGGCACGCCGCAGTGGGCCGACAAGAACGTCCTCTCGAACTTCGACCCCCTCTCGAACAAGCTGATCCAGGCGCAGGACGGCGGCATCTACGACCGCTCCCTGGTGCATCCGGATCGCAACAACTTCGCCCCGCGCCTGGGCGTCGCCTATACGCTGCGGCAGAAGACGGTCATCCGTTCGGCCTATGGCGTCAGCTTCATCCACTTCAACCGCATGGGCGGCGAGAACCTGCTGTCGTACAACCTGCCGAACATCCTGAACCCGTCCATCGACCAGGCGCCCAGCACGGCCGCCTCGGCTCCTCTCGCGCTCTGCACCATCACCTCGCAGGCGCCCGGCACCTGCTTCCGCACCACCGAGATGGGCTATCCGGATAACTTCCTGCAGCTCTCCAACGTGAAGCAGATCAACGTCCGCGCCAACTACATCCCGGCGGACTACCGCACCAGCTACATCCAGAACTGGCACTTCACCATCCAGCAGGAACTGGCCAAGGACTTCGTCCTCGATCTCGGCTATGTCGGCACGCGCGGCGTTGGCCTCATGATCCTGGGCGACTACAACCAGGCGCGCGTCAACAACGACAACACCAGCCTGCAGGCCCGCCGGCCCAACCAGGCCTTCGGCCTCATCCAGATCGCTTTCGGCGGCGGCTTCCTGAACTACCACGCGTTCCAAGCCAAGCTGGAGAAGCGCTTCAGCGGCGGTTTCTACCTGTTGAACTCGTTCACCTGGTCGAAGGCCATCGACAACGCCAGCGGCCACCTGGAAGCGAACAACGGCGACAACTCCCGCGTCAACTTCCGCGACCTGCGCAACGAACGCGGCGTCTCCGGCTACGACCAGCCCTTCAACAACACGACGACGGTGGTCTACGACCTGCCGTTCGGCGCGAAGCAGAAGTTCGGTTCCAGCTGGAACAAGACCACCGACTATGTGCTGGGCGGCTGGCGCCTCACCGGCATCCACACGATGGCCAGCGGCAATCCCGTCAACCTCAGCTACAGCCCGGCATCGGACTTCCAGGTGAGCGGTTCGCCCACCTACCGGCCCAACGTCACCGGCGATCCGATGATGCCCGAAGCGCAGCGCGACCGCTTACACTGGCTGAATCCGGCCACTGTCAGCGCGCCGACGGACCGTACACAGCCCTTCGGCAACGCGGGCCGCAACATCGCTCGCGCCCCGTCCCTGTTCCAGCTCGACCTGGGCCTCCACAAGGACTTCCCGGTCACTGAGCGGTTCAAGGTCTCGTTCCGCACCGAAGCTTTCAACCTCTTCAACAAGACGAACTTCGGACCGCCGAACGCGAACATCTCCAACACCAACTTCGGCACCATCACCAGCACCTATCCGGCCCGCCAGTTGCAGTTCGGCCTGAAGGTTCTGTTCTAA
- a CDS encoding ribonuclease H-like domain-containing protein, with product MDPLKAQLEILRARLQKIDARYQTEPLPETRALPDGVEVRTEDGTHWEIDRHWPAHHRHGTADVGALSELPQDLLAALVNEEGVTVPPERWAFLDTETSGLSGGSGAFAFLVGVGGITANGFVLKQFFMRDHGEEPSMLKALSAYLDQFDLLVTYNGRSFDQPLLETRYRLLRIREPFLRLKHVDLLYSARRLWRLALESCRLQELEQRILGVERHGDVDGQFIPNLYFEYLRTGNFAPLRPVISHNAVDILSLACLTAIVPVAFREPQRLTSGAEMVALARWFRNEGRAEDALMLMRQALKRTLQEPLLYETLWHVADMERKLERHDAAVAVWTELSTIRNPWQAKALERLAIHYERREKNLAMAFEMTLAAQVIEDSEALQKRATRLAKKASGPKSGRLL from the coding sequence ATGGATCCCCTGAAGGCCCAACTCGAGATTCTGCGAGCCCGGCTCCAGAAGATCGACGCGCGGTACCAGACGGAGCCGCTGCCGGAGACCCGCGCCCTGCCCGACGGCGTGGAAGTCCGGACCGAGGACGGCACGCACTGGGAGATCGACCGCCACTGGCCGGCCCACCATCGCCACGGCACGGCCGACGTCGGGGCGCTCAGCGAACTGCCACAGGACCTGCTGGCCGCGCTGGTGAACGAAGAGGGCGTCACCGTGCCGCCCGAGCGCTGGGCCTTTCTCGATACGGAAACCAGTGGCCTCTCCGGCGGCTCCGGCGCGTTCGCGTTCCTGGTGGGCGTCGGCGGCATCACCGCCAACGGCTTTGTTTTGAAGCAGTTCTTCATGCGCGACCACGGCGAGGAGCCGTCGATGCTGAAGGCGCTCTCCGCATACCTCGACCAGTTCGACCTGCTGGTCACTTACAACGGCCGCTCGTTTGACCAGCCGCTGCTGGAGACCCGTTACCGCCTGCTGCGGATTCGCGAGCCGTTCCTCCGGCTGAAGCACGTCGACCTGCTCTACTCCGCCCGCCGGCTGTGGCGTCTGGCGCTGGAAAGCTGCCGCCTGCAGGAGCTGGAGCAGCGCATCCTGGGCGTCGAGCGGCACGGCGACGTCGATGGGCAGTTCATCCCGAATCTGTACTTCGAGTATCTGCGGACGGGCAACTTCGCGCCGCTGCGGCCGGTCATCTCGCACAACGCGGTCGACATCCTCTCGCTGGCCTGCCTCACGGCCATCGTGCCGGTAGCGTTCCGCGAGCCGCAGCGCCTGACATCCGGCGCGGAGATGGTCGCCCTGGCCCGCTGGTTCCGCAATGAGGGGCGGGCCGAAGATGCCCTCATGCTCATGCGCCAGGCGCTGAAGCGGACCCTGCAGGAGCCGCTGCTCTACGAAACGCTCTGGCATGTCGCCGACATGGAGCGCAAACTGGAACGTCACGATGCCGCCGTGGCCGTTTGGACGGAGCTTTCCACCATCCGCAACCCCTGGCAGGCCAAGGCGTTAGAGCGGCTGGCGATCCACTACGAACGGCGTGAAAAGAACCTCGCCATGGCGTTTGAGATGACCCTCGCCGCGCAGGTCATCGAAGATAGCGAGGCTCTTCAGAAGCGGGCCACGCGGTTGGCGAAGAAGGCCTCCGGCCCGAAATCCGGGCGGCTGCTGTAA
- the polA gene encoding DNA polymerase I, with protein MKLMPRLFLVDSFNFIFRAFHARQRMNAPPMRNSRGSSTEAIYIFHNMLRRLVKQYQPDYLAAVYESEGPTFRDEAFAAYKATRTETPPELIEQLPAIERMLGAMRIPVLKLKGYEADDIIGTVAWKTASPDLEVWVISSDKDMLQLVNDHVRMLDAMKNDTLYDPAKVKEFKGVTPEQIPDLLALVGDTVDNIPGAPGIGDKGAVQLLEQFGSLQSLLDKAPEVTRKAYRESLLNNRDQILFSRKLATIETEAPFEFHLDDLAIQGPDVPTLAEFYREYEFYSFLKELNVDAPPAVEETPAEAFDSTVVFDYKAHLSAGNPPLDPPIEDILLYSFLVLADPSACQLEPLVMRYLERPGATQEETLKLLAAKLRPQITPELRKLYDELDLPLAPVLARMERTGILVATDQLSALSNRMEAEIGKLTDDIFGLAGKPFNLNSPKQLGEILFEDLKLPTQGKTGKTKAYSTAADVLETLALEHPIAQKILEYRQLAKLKGTYVDALPMLLSPADHRLHTTFNPAGAATGRLSSSNPNLQNIPVRTELGREIRAAFVPDPGWTMLVADYSQIELRLLAHYSGDTLLVDSFRRNEDIHTRTASEVFGVPQLMVTPEMRRNAKAVNFGIVYGQTAFGLAAQLGIGRDEADRYIRNYFDMYAGVKKWIEATIAEVRQRGYTLTLDGRRRPIPDIAAKNPNARSFAERTAVNTPLQGTAADLIKLAMIRVDAEITKRKLQTRMLLQVHDELVLECPPSELEEATRLVKSTMESVVKLKVPLLVETGHGSNWRDAK; from the coding sequence ATGAAACTCATGCCCCGGCTGTTCCTCGTCGACTCCTTCAACTTCATCTTCCGGGCCTTCCATGCCCGCCAGCGCATGAACGCCCCGCCCATGCGCAACTCGCGCGGCTCATCCACTGAAGCCATCTATATCTTTCACAACATGCTGCGGCGACTGGTGAAGCAGTACCAGCCGGACTACCTGGCCGCCGTCTACGAGTCTGAGGGCCCCACCTTCCGCGACGAGGCCTTCGCCGCCTACAAAGCCACCCGCACCGAGACTCCGCCGGAACTCATCGAGCAACTGCCCGCCATCGAACGCATGCTGGGCGCCATGCGGATCCCGGTCCTCAAATTGAAGGGCTACGAAGCCGACGACATCATCGGCACTGTCGCCTGGAAGACCGCCTCGCCGGACCTGGAGGTCTGGGTCATCTCGTCCGACAAGGACATGCTCCAACTGGTGAACGACCATGTCCGGATGCTGGACGCGATGAAGAACGACACGCTGTACGACCCGGCTAAGGTCAAGGAATTCAAGGGCGTGACGCCGGAACAGATCCCTGACCTGCTGGCGCTGGTGGGCGACACGGTCGACAACATCCCGGGCGCGCCGGGCATCGGCGACAAGGGCGCCGTCCAGCTGCTGGAACAGTTCGGCTCGCTCCAATCCCTGCTCGACAAGGCCCCCGAAGTCACCCGCAAGGCCTATCGCGAGAGCCTTCTCAACAACCGTGACCAGATCCTCTTCAGCCGTAAGCTGGCCACGATCGAGACCGAAGCCCCCTTCGAGTTCCACCTGGACGACCTCGCCATCCAGGGGCCCGACGTGCCCACGCTGGCCGAGTTCTACCGCGAGTACGAGTTCTACAGCTTCCTGAAGGAATTGAACGTCGACGCGCCGCCCGCCGTGGAGGAGACGCCCGCCGAAGCCTTTGATTCCACGGTCGTTTTCGACTACAAGGCGCACCTCTCGGCCGGCAATCCGCCGCTCGATCCGCCCATCGAGGACATCCTTTTATACTCGTTCCTCGTCCTGGCAGACCCGTCCGCCTGCCAGTTGGAGCCGCTGGTGATGCGCTACCTGGAGCGGCCCGGCGCCACCCAGGAAGAGACCCTCAAGCTGCTGGCCGCCAAGCTCCGGCCCCAGATCACTCCTGAGCTGAGGAAGCTCTACGACGAACTCGACCTGCCGCTGGCACCCGTGCTGGCACGCATGGAGCGCACCGGCATCCTGGTCGCGACCGATCAGCTCTCGGCCCTGTCCAACCGCATGGAAGCCGAGATCGGCAAACTCACCGACGACATCTTCGGCCTCGCAGGCAAGCCATTCAACCTCAACTCGCCCAAGCAGTTAGGCGAAATCCTGTTCGAGGATCTGAAGCTGCCCACGCAGGGCAAGACCGGCAAGACCAAGGCCTACTCCACCGCCGCCGATGTCCTAGAAACCCTGGCGCTGGAGCACCCCATCGCCCAGAAGATCCTGGAATACCGGCAGTTGGCCAAGCTCAAGGGGACCTACGTCGACGCCCTCCCCATGCTGCTGTCGCCCGCTGACCACCGCCTCCACACGACTTTCAACCCGGCCGGCGCCGCCACCGGACGCCTGTCCTCGTCCAATCCGAACCTACAGAACATCCCTGTTCGCACGGAGTTAGGCCGCGAGATCCGCGCCGCCTTCGTGCCCGATCCCGGCTGGACCATGCTGGTCGCGGACTACTCCCAGATCGAGCTGCGCCTGCTGGCCCACTACTCGGGCGATACGCTGCTGGTGGACTCCTTCCGCCGCAACGAAGACATCCATACCCGCACGGCCTCGGAAGTCTTTGGCGTACCCCAACTGATGGTCACGCCCGAGATGCGCCGCAACGCCAAGGCCGTCAACTTCGGCATCGTCTACGGGCAAACTGCTTTCGGCCTGGCCGCACAACTGGGCATCGGACGCGACGAGGCCGATCGCTACATTCGCAACTACTTCGACATGTATGCCGGAGTGAAGAAGTGGATCGAGGCGACCATCGCCGAAGTGCGTCAAAGAGGCTACACTCTCACGCTCGACGGCCGGCGCCGCCCCATTCCGGATATTGCCGCCAAGAATCCCAACGCCCGCTCGTTTGCCGAACGCACCGCCGTCAACACCCCCCTCCAGGGCACGGCCGCCGACCTGATCAAGCTGGCCATGATCCGCGTCGATGCGGAGATCACCAAGCGCAAGCTGCAGACCCGTATGTTGCTGCAGGTACACGACGAACTGGTGCTGGAATGCCCGCCGTCCGAGCTCGAAGAGGCCACCAGGCTGGTGAAGTCCACCATGGAGTCGGTGGTGAAGCTGAAGGTTCCGCTGCTGGTCGAGACCGGCCACGGTTCCAACTGGAGGGACGCGAAGTAA